The following proteins come from a genomic window of Candidatus Neomarinimicrobiota bacterium:
- a CDS encoding efflux RND transporter periplasmic adaptor subunit: MMKHSILIIALSTITALSVGGCGGGSKDSSRGNQEAEVQFYSCGMHPNVIQEGPGNCPICGMNLTPMGIPTGGTEETFGSTVKINPAVEQNMGIRTAEVEKRDLTQTIRAIGRIDYNESKVAHVHTKFNGWIEKTHADITGQRVSKGQPLLDIYSPELVSAQEEYLDALKNVRSSGSVSGGAADRLETILGSTRRRLEYFDVSTDQIDHLDKTRSVRKTLTVSSPFEGIVVEKHALDGMEVKPGMMIYTIADLSEIWVYADIYEFESPWMREGLTATMTLSYDPGKRYRGKVQYIYPYLEEKTRTIKVRLSFPNPNLELKPGMYTNVEVETSPLKDVVAVPMEAVLFSGERNLVFVALGDGRFAPRDITVGIESGDGFYEVKGGLSEGATVVTSGQFLLDSESKLQEGIAKLLSKRKE, translated from the coding sequence ATGATGAAGCATTCGATTCTGATTATAGCACTCTCGACCATCACCGCGCTGTCTGTTGGCGGTTGCGGCGGTGGTAGTAAAGATTCCTCCCGCGGGAATCAGGAGGCGGAGGTACAGTTCTATTCCTGCGGCATGCACCCTAACGTGATTCAGGAGGGACCGGGAAACTGCCCCATCTGCGGCATGAATCTTACACCCATGGGCATTCCTACGGGCGGGACAGAAGAAACTTTCGGCTCCACGGTGAAGATTAATCCCGCTGTGGAACAGAACATGGGCATCCGGACGGCGGAGGTAGAGAAACGGGATCTGACGCAAACCATCAGAGCCATCGGCCGCATCGACTACAACGAATCCAAGGTAGCCCACGTTCACACCAAGTTCAACGGCTGGATTGAGAAGACCCATGCCGACATAACGGGGCAGCGGGTTAGTAAGGGTCAGCCACTGCTCGATATTTACAGTCCTGAGTTGGTATCGGCGCAAGAGGAGTATCTTGACGCCCTGAAAAATGTGAGGAGTTCGGGCAGTGTCTCGGGCGGGGCCGCTGATCGATTGGAGACGATTCTCGGTTCGACCCGCCGCAGACTGGAATACTTTGATGTCTCCACTGATCAGATTGATCACCTTGATAAAACGCGCAGCGTGCGGAAAACGCTCACCGTCAGTTCGCCGTTCGAAGGCATCGTGGTGGAAAAGCACGCTCTGGACGGAATGGAGGTGAAACCGGGTATGATGATCTACACCATAGCCGATCTATCCGAAATCTGGGTCTATGCTGACATCTATGAATTTGAGTCACCGTGGATGAGGGAGGGGTTGACAGCCACCATGACCCTCTCCTACGACCCCGGCAAGAGATACAGAGGAAAAGTGCAGTACATCTACCCGTACCTTGAGGAGAAGACCCGCACCATCAAAGTCAGGCTGTCGTTTCCGAACCCGAATCTGGAACTGAAACCGGGCATGTACACCAATGTTGAGGTCGAGACGTCACCTCTCAAGGACGTTGTCGCTGTACCGATGGAAGCGGTCCTCTTCTCCGGTGAACGGAACCTCGTGTTCGTGGCATTGGGCGACGGTCGGTTTGCTCCTAGGGATATTACGGTGGGGATTGAGAGCGGCGACGGATTCTACGAAGTGAAGGGAGGTCTGTCGGAAGGGGCTACCGTTGTGACTTCCGGTCAGTTCCTGCTGGATTCTGAAAGCAAGCTGCAAGAGGGTATTGCGAAGCTCTTGTCAAAACGAAAGGAGTGA